In Mus musculus strain C57BL/6J chromosome 9, GRCm38.p6 C57BL/6J, one genomic interval encodes:
- the Gm3776 gene encoding predicted gene 3776: MAGKPVLHHFNARGRMECIRWLLAAAGVEFEEKFIQSPEDLEKLKKDGNLMFDQVPMVEIDGMKLAQTRAILNYIATKYDLYGKDMKERALIDMYSEGILDLTEMIGQLVLCPPDQREAKTALAKDRTKNRYLPAFEKVLKSHGQDYLVGNRLTRVDIHLLEVLLYVEEFDASLLTPFPLLKAFKSRISSLPNVKKFLQPGSQRKPPMDAKQIQEARKAFKIQ, translated from the exons ATGGCCGGGAAGCCCGTGCTTCACCACTTCAATGCCCGGGGCAGAATGGAGTGCATCAGGTGGCTCCTGGCTGCAGCAGGGGTGGAG TTTGAAGAGAAGTTTATACAGAGTCCGGAAGATTTGGAAAAGCTAAAAAAAG ATGGGAATTTGATGTTTGACCAAGTGCCCATGGTGGAGATTGATGGGATGAAGCTGGCGCAGACCAGAGCCATTCTCAACTACATCGCCACCAAATATGACCTCTATGGGAAGGACATGAAGGAGAGAGCCCT GATTGACATGTATTCAGAAGGTATTTTAGATCTGACTGAAATGATTGGGCAATTGGTATTATGTCCCCCAGACCAAAGAGAAGCCAAGACTGCCTTGGCAAAAGATAGGACCAAAAACCGTTACTTGCCTGCCTTTGAAAAG GTGTTGAAGAGCCATGGACAAGACTACCTTGTGGGCAACAGGCTGACCAGGGTGGACATCCACCTACTGGAAGTTCTCCTCTATGTTGaagagtttgatgccagccttcTGACCCCTTTCCCTCTGCTGAAG GCCTTCAAGAGCAGAATCAGCAGCCTCCCCAATGTGAAGAAGTTTCTACAGCCTGGCAGCCAGAGAAAGCCTCCCATGGATGCAAAACAAATTCAAGAAGCAAGGAAGGCTTTCAAGATTCAGTGA